From Butyricimonas paravirosa, one genomic window encodes:
- the rnc gene encoding ribonuclease III, giving the protein MISKIIQSIKLYLHRKEKFYGLSISEWGFVPGNKGLYTLALLHKSASRYTKSGTVLNYERLEFLGDAVLGAIVAEILYKFFPNKDEGFMTRLRSKIVSRESLNIIAIKMGLSEEVIAKSDISKNKHIYGDVFEAFTGAIYLDQGYDKTKAFIENYIFPHYVNLEDLVYVDKNYKSRLIEWAQKQKIDLNIETIESNARRSKFVCTISIGEDIMAQGIGASKKEAEQNSAEKVIQKLQVEAQGEIEI; this is encoded by the coding sequence GTGATTAGTAAAATAATTCAATCCATAAAACTTTACCTTCACAGGAAGGAAAAGTTTTATGGATTGTCTATTTCGGAATGGGGATTTGTTCCCGGTAACAAAGGTTTATACACCTTGGCATTGTTACATAAATCGGCGTCCAGATACACGAAAAGCGGAACCGTCTTGAATTACGAGCGTCTCGAATTCTTGGGCGATGCCGTGTTGGGAGCTATTGTCGCTGAAATCCTGTACAAATTTTTCCCCAACAAGGACGAGGGATTCATGACCCGCTTACGCTCCAAGATCGTGAGCCGCGAATCATTGAATATCATTGCCATCAAAATGGGGTTGAGCGAGGAAGTAATTGCCAAATCGGATATTTCCAAAAACAAACATATCTACGGTGATGTATTCGAGGCTTTTACAGGAGCCATCTACCTGGATCAAGGATACGACAAAACCAAAGCGTTTATCGAGAATTACATCTTCCCCCACTACGTGAACCTGGAAGACCTCGTGTACGTTGACAAAAACTACAAGAGCCGCCTGATTGAATGGGCCCAAAAACAAAAGATTGACCTGAATATCGAAACGATTGAAAGTAATGCCCGTCGCTCTAAATTCGTCTGTACAATCTCTATCGGCGAGGACATCATGGCCCAAGGCATAGGTGCATCAAAAAAAGAAGCGGAGCAAAACTCCGCTGAAAAAGTTATTCAAAAACTCCAGGTCGAGGCCCAAGGAGAAATTGAAATCTAA
- a CDS encoding class I SAM-dependent methyltransferase, with product MDIKLLSPSCWTDYELIDSGAFEKLERFGRYVIARPEPQAIWNKSLPDVEWQQRADAYFKKDKKSEDRGEWICKPKMPQQWFVNYRYGEMNIRMRLGLTSFKHVGIFPEQAENWNFIFDQVKRIGSEAKVLNLFAYTGGATLAAKSAGADVTHVDSVKPVVSWARENMEASKLDGVRWIVDDALKFVQREVRRGKKYNGIILDPPAYGRGANGEKWVLEENINELITLCGQLLEGSNSFLVLNLYSMGLSALLARSIVRQLVGDCTGEQFGELYFTDSYGKSLPLGVYYRLWRK from the coding sequence ATGGATATAAAATTACTAAGTCCCTCATGCTGGACTGATTACGAGCTAATTGATAGTGGTGCTTTCGAGAAATTGGAACGTTTCGGGCGTTATGTGATTGCCCGGCCGGAGCCGCAGGCGATATGGAATAAATCGCTTCCCGACGTGGAGTGGCAGCAACGGGCGGATGCTTATTTCAAGAAGGATAAGAAGAGCGAGGATCGTGGAGAATGGATTTGCAAACCTAAAATGCCACAGCAATGGTTCGTGAATTATCGGTACGGGGAGATGAATATTCGGATGCGTTTGGGATTGACTTCTTTCAAGCACGTGGGGATATTCCCGGAGCAGGCGGAGAATTGGAATTTTATATTCGATCAGGTGAAACGAATAGGTTCAGAGGCAAAAGTGCTAAACCTGTTTGCTTACACGGGGGGAGCTACTCTTGCGGCGAAGAGTGCCGGAGCGGATGTTACCCACGTGGATTCGGTAAAGCCGGTTGTTTCTTGGGCTAGGGAAAACATGGAAGCATCGAAATTGGATGGTGTTCGCTGGATCGTGGATGATGCTTTAAAATTTGTGCAAAGGGAAGTACGTCGGGGTAAAAAATATAACGGGATCATTCTGGACCCACCGGCTTACGGGCGCGGTGCGAATGGCGAGAAATGGGTATTGGAGGAAAATATTAACGAGTTGATCACCTTGTGTGGGCAATTGTTGGAAGGTTCCAATAGTTTCCTCGTGCTTAACCTGTATTCCATGGGACTCTCCGCACTGTTAGCCCGGAGTATCGTGCGACAGCTAGTCGGTGATTGTACCGGGGAACAATTCGGAGAGTTGTATTTTACCGATTCATACGGGAAATCGTTACCGTTAGGAGTTTATTATCGGTTGTGGCGTAAGTAG
- a CDS encoding Bro-N domain-containing protein, producing MTQKDAIKLFEERKIRTVWDEDQEKWYFSVVDIVSVLTDSANPTDYLKKVRKRDSELGLFMGTNCPQVMMMTETGKRRKTLAADTESLFRIIQSIPSPKAEPFKLWMAQVAKERLDQLEDPELSIEQALLDYKRLGYSDNWINQRLKSIEVRKELTDEWKCRGVKEGVQFAALTDIITQAWAGLTTREYKQLKGLKKENLRDNMTNMELILNMLAEATTTEISKEREPKTFEENRHIANQGGQIAGNTRKEIEIQTGKSIISPLNAKDYLQLGNSEKDD from the coding sequence ATGACACAAAAGGATGCAATAAAGCTATTTGAAGAAAGAAAGATTCGTACAGTTTGGGATGAAGACCAAGAAAAGTGGTATTTTTCAGTTGTAGATATTGTTTCTGTATTGACAGATAGTGCTAATCCGACTGATTACTTGAAAAAAGTAAGAAAACGTGATTCCGAATTGGGATTGTTCATGGGGACAAATTGTCCCCAGGTAATGATGATGACCGAAACGGGTAAGAGGCGTAAAACACTTGCTGCAGATACGGAATCCCTTTTTCGAATTATTCAGTCGATCCCCTCTCCTAAAGCGGAACCTTTTAAATTGTGGATGGCACAAGTAGCTAAAGAGCGTCTGGATCAACTGGAGGATCCTGAGTTGTCGATCGAGCAAGCCTTGTTAGACTATAAACGATTGGGTTATTCGGATAATTGGATAAACCAACGTCTAAAAAGTATAGAAGTGCGAAAGGAGCTTACTGATGAATGGAAATGTCGGGGAGTGAAGGAAGGTGTACAATTTGCTGCATTGACAGATATAATAACGCAAGCTTGGGCTGGACTGACGACTCGAGAATATAAACAATTAAAGGGTTTAAAGAAAGAAAATCTTCGAGATAACATGACCAATATGGAGTTGATTTTGAATATGCTTGCAGAAGCGACGACAACCGAAATATCGAAAGAACGTGAACCGAAAACATTTGAAGAAAATCGACATATTGCGAATCAAGGAGGTCAAATCGCAGGTAATACTCGGAAAGAAATTGAAATTCAGACAGGTAAAAGTATAATTTCTCCATTAAATGCAAAAGATTATTTGCAACTTGGAAATTCGGAGAAGGATGATTAG
- a CDS encoding M16 family metallopeptidase, with product MRKIVLLLLLGFAQLYSNAQYKMDTPVPLNPDVKHGKLNNGLTYFICKNNEPAGQANFYIIQNVGALMENDAQNGLAHFLEHMAFNGTENFPGNSISEILKKYGVSMNAHVNAQTGHNETVYYLAGIPTKEEGLIDTCLLVLHDWSRYIAFDEKTIDKERKVIIEEERTRMDVGERLRAKTMPVMLKGSKYVKHNIIGDMDVIRNFKPQMLIDYYNEWYRPDLQAIVVVGDFDMERMEKKVIDLFSQIPAVKNPTPRPFYPVPLKGDVSYSLVLDKDVPYSFVSLNILLETTKPELKNHGYMKEALVEALYSLMFQSRMAKLTQQKNTPCLAADSRMNALVRGYRVYAISTTAALNQEDKALELVYKENERLKKFGFTETELTDAKKLLLASFDNLYKDKGKLSSGQIAAELQSYFLENEPAPGLEYYYRFVQTVIPQITVEEVSAKAKEWITRDNMVISIAGPKNAIHLTKGEVLNVLKRVEKMNLEPYEKEETTAGELMIGKLAGGKIIEEKELPTLNAREWVLDNGARVLFRKANYEKNQVEVMAYSKGGASLYSKDMLPSAMMLGSFMPTYGIGNLSMKELQQYLEGKNVRFRVSVDPLSESVLGSATPQTLEILMQLIYLGFEKPRFDKVTHELMMQQARASLQTSRVNDSLQMIMNNYNPRIVLYNQDFLDQVSLEKIERIYRDRIQDASDFTFFIVGDVEAEQVQPLVEKYIGSIKSTYRKENWKDNGVRCPQGVTRKVIELDGEKAKATEIAIYSKEMPYTVKDNIYLGILKSILNARCLQSIREDAGGTYNIDVQGSAEREPYNVYNLSISFDCDPARLDELRSILFNVIEKMVKEGPRQDELVQLVIAIRDAYNETMQHNPFWMNALMMQALYDLDITDPKNQNDILDYVTPGDIQEFARRLFENANLMDISFVTRVK from the coding sequence GGACGTGAAACATGGGAAATTGAATAATGGGTTGACCTATTTTATTTGTAAAAATAACGAACCGGCAGGGCAAGCTAACTTTTACATCATCCAGAACGTGGGTGCGCTCATGGAAAATGATGCCCAGAACGGGTTGGCCCATTTTTTGGAACACATGGCTTTCAACGGGACGGAGAACTTTCCCGGTAACTCGATTTCTGAAATCCTGAAAAAGTACGGTGTGAGCATGAATGCACACGTTAATGCACAGACCGGGCATAATGAAACTGTGTATTACTTGGCAGGAATTCCCACCAAAGAAGAGGGATTAATTGATACTTGCTTGTTAGTACTTCATGACTGGTCACGTTATATTGCTTTTGATGAAAAGACGATCGACAAGGAACGGAAAGTTATTATCGAAGAGGAGCGGACAAGAATGGATGTGGGTGAGCGATTGAGAGCCAAGACTATGCCTGTGATGCTGAAAGGTTCAAAATACGTGAAACACAACATCATCGGGGATATGGATGTGATTCGGAATTTTAAACCGCAGATGCTGATCGATTATTACAACGAGTGGTATCGTCCGGATTTGCAGGCCATTGTCGTGGTGGGAGATTTTGACATGGAAAGAATGGAAAAGAAAGTGATTGACTTATTTTCCCAGATTCCTGCCGTGAAAAATCCTACTCCACGACCTTTCTATCCTGTACCATTGAAAGGGGATGTTTCTTATTCGTTAGTTCTTGATAAAGATGTCCCTTACTCTTTTGTTTCTTTGAATATTCTTTTGGAGACGACAAAACCGGAGTTGAAAAATCACGGGTATATGAAGGAGGCTTTGGTGGAAGCTTTGTATAGTTTGATGTTCCAAAGCCGGATGGCTAAACTGACACAACAGAAGAATACGCCTTGTCTGGCTGCCGATAGCCGGATGAATGCTTTAGTACGGGGTTACCGGGTTTACGCTATTTCCACGACAGCCGCTCTAAACCAAGAAGATAAGGCGTTAGAGTTAGTGTATAAAGAAAACGAACGCTTAAAAAAATTCGGTTTCACGGAAACGGAATTAACGGATGCAAAAAAGTTGTTACTGGCCAGTTTTGACAATCTTTACAAGGATAAAGGTAAACTTTCAAGCGGTCAGATTGCCGCGGAACTTCAATCTTATTTCCTGGAGAACGAACCGGCCCCGGGTTTGGAGTACTATTATCGTTTTGTCCAAACCGTTATTCCCCAGATCACGGTGGAGGAAGTTTCTGCCAAGGCGAAAGAGTGGATCACCCGTGATAACATGGTCATTTCGATTGCTGGGCCTAAAAATGCAATTCATCTTACCAAGGGAGAGGTACTGAATGTGTTGAAACGAGTCGAGAAAATGAATTTAGAACCTTACGAGAAGGAGGAAACGACTGCCGGGGAATTAATGATCGGAAAACTGGCAGGGGGAAAGATCATAGAAGAGAAAGAATTACCAACATTGAATGCGAGGGAGTGGGTGTTGGATAATGGTGCCCGTGTCTTGTTCCGGAAAGCAAATTACGAGAAAAATCAAGTGGAGGTAATGGCCTATAGTAAAGGGGGAGCCTCTTTGTATAGTAAAGATATGCTTCCGTCTGCCATGATGTTAGGTTCTTTCATGCCGACTTATGGAATTGGCAACCTTAGCATGAAAGAGTTACAACAATATCTTGAAGGTAAAAACGTGAGATTCCGGGTAAGCGTGGACCCTTTGTCGGAGTCTGTTCTGGGATCAGCCACTCCTCAAACCTTGGAGATATTGATGCAGTTGATTTATCTCGGTTTTGAAAAGCCACGGTTCGATAAAGTAACACACGAACTGATGATGCAACAAGCGAGAGCCTCGTTGCAAACATCACGGGTGAATGATTCCTTGCAGATGATCATGAATAATTATAATCCGAGAATCGTCTTGTATAATCAGGACTTTCTGGATCAGGTTTCGTTGGAGAAAATAGAACGGATTTACCGGGATCGTATACAAGATGCCAGTGATTTTACTTTCTTCATCGTGGGAGACGTGGAGGCGGAACAAGTTCAACCGTTGGTAGAAAAATATATCGGTTCGATTAAATCGACTTACCGGAAGGAAAACTGGAAGGATAACGGGGTTCGTTGTCCGCAAGGTGTTACCCGGAAAGTAATCGAGTTGGATGGAGAGAAAGCAAAAGCGACGGAAATTGCCATTTATTCCAAGGAAATGCCCTATACCGTGAAGGATAATATTTATTTGGGGATTTTGAAATCAATCCTCAATGCACGTTGCCTGCAAAGTATTCGGGAAGATGCCGGGGGAACCTATAATATTGATGTGCAAGGCTCGGCGGAGCGGGAACCGTATAACGTGTACAATCTAAGTATCAGTTTTGATTGTGACCCGGCTCGTTTGGATGAATTGAGGTCCATCCTTTTCAACGTGATAGAGAAAATGGTGAAAGAGGGACCCCGGCAGGATGAACTCGTGCAGCTTGTGATTGCTATCCGGGACGCTTACAACGAGACGATGCAACACAATCCTTTTTGGATGAATGCCCTGATGATGCAAGCGCTCTATGATTTGGATATTACTGATCCTAAGAATCAGAACGATATACTTGATTATGTTACTCCCGGGGATATTCAAGAATTTGCACGACGTTTATTCGAAAATGCCAATTTGATGGATATATCTTTCGTGACGAGAGTGAAGTGA
- the efp gene encoding elongation factor P — MATTADFRNGLCIVFKDDLYRIVQFQHVKPGKGPAFVRTKMQNIKTGRTLENTFTSGVKIDVVRIERRPYQFLYMEGEDYIMMHTESFEQIPIAKDLINAPQFLKEGDAVEMVVHADTETPLYVELLPTVVLEVTYTEPGLKGDTASSTALKPAEVETGARVMVPLFINTGEKIRIKTEDGTYVERVKE, encoded by the coding sequence ATGGCAACAACGGCTGATTTTAGGAATGGATTATGTATCGTTTTCAAAGACGATTTATACAGAATTGTACAGTTTCAACACGTGAAACCCGGTAAAGGTCCCGCTTTCGTGAGAACGAAGATGCAGAACATCAAAACCGGTCGTACCTTGGAAAATACCTTTACTTCAGGAGTGAAGATTGATGTGGTGCGTATCGAGAGACGTCCGTATCAATTCCTGTATATGGAAGGAGAGGACTATATCATGATGCACACGGAATCTTTCGAGCAAATTCCTATCGCGAAAGATTTGATCAATGCTCCCCAGTTCTTGAAAGAGGGTGATGCTGTTGAAATGGTTGTACATGCCGACACGGAAACCCCGTTATATGTTGAATTGTTGCCGACTGTTGTTTTGGAAGTAACTTACACGGAACCGGGATTGAAAGGTGATACCGCTTCTTCTACGGCTTTGAAACCGGCAGAAGTAGAAACCGGTGCAAGAGTGATGGTTCCTCTTTTTATCAATACCGGTGAGAAAATTCGTATCAAAACGGAAGACGGTACTTACGTAGAACGTGTGAAAGAATAA